The Streptomyces sp. NBC_00224 genome contains the following window.
ACACCGAGGTCGTGCTGCGCGGCTATCTGGAGTGGGGCGAGGCCGTCGCGGACCGGCTCAACGGCATGTACGCGTTCGCCGTCTGGGACGAGCCGAAGCGGCGACTGGTGATGATCCGCGACCGGATGGGCATCAAGCCGTTCTACTACTACGAGACCGCCGACGGCGTGCTCTTCGGCTCCGAGCCCAAGGCGATCCTCGCCAACCCGCTGGCCCGCCGCTCGGTCGGGGCCGACGGTCTGCGCGAGCTGTTCGTCAATGTCAGGACGCCCGGCCAGGCCGTCTGGGACGGCATGCGGGAGGTCGAGCCGGGCACCGTCGTCACCGTCGACCGGGGCGGTCCGCGCCGACACGTCTACTGGTCGCTGCGGACCCGGCCGCACGAGGACGGCCGCGCGGACACGGTCGCCCGGGTGCGGGGCCTGCTCGACGACATCGTCGGCCGCCAGCTCGTCGCGGACGTGCCGCGCTGCGTCCTGCTCTCCGGCGGGCTCGACTCCTCCGCGCTGACCGCGCTCGCCGCCCGCCGTCTCGCTGCCGAGGGCGAGGCGGTCCGCAGCTTCTCGGTGGACTTCGCCGGCCGGACCGAGAACTTCGTGGCCGACGCCCTGCGCCCCACCCCCGACAGCCCGTACGCCCACGACGTGGCCCGTGGCGCCGGGACCCGGCACCAGGACATCGTCCTCGACTCGCACGCCCTGGCCGACCCGGAGCTGCGCGCCCGGGTGGTCCGCGCCCGCGACCTGCCCACCGGCCTCGGCGACCTGGACACCTCGCTGCACCTGCTCTTCCAGGCGGTGCGCGAGCACTCGACGGTCGCGCTCTCCGGCGAGTCCGCCGACGAGGTCTTCGGCGGCTACCGGCAGTTCTTCGACGAACGGGCCCGCACCGCCCGCACCTTCCCGTGGCTCGTCCACCACGACGAGGACTTCGGCGACGGCACCTCCCTGCTGCGCCCCGAGGTCACCGCCGCCCTCGACCTGCCCACCTTCACCCGGGACAGCTACGACACGGCCGCCGCCGGGGTCGAACGCCTCGACGGCGAGAGCGGGTTGGAGTACCGGATGCGGGTGATGAGCCATCTGCACCTGACACGGTTCGTCCGGATGCTGCTCGACCGCAAGGACCGCGCCAGTATGGCCGTGGGTCTTGAGGTGCGGGTGCCGTTCTGCGACCACCGGCTCGTCGAGTACGTGTACAACGCGCCCTGGGCGCTGAAGTCCTTCGACGGGCGTGAGAAGAGCCTGCTGCGGGAGGCCGCGGCGGACGTGCTGCCCAGGTCGGTCTACGACCGGGTGAAGAGCCCGTACCCCTCGACGCAGGACCCGAAGTACGCCGTCGCCCTCCAGGAGCACGGCAAGGACCTGCTGGCGCGCACCGGCCACCCCGTCTTCCAACTCGTCGACCCAGGAAGCCTGTTGGCCGCCGTGCGCGAGGCGGCCCCGCAGACCACGCAGGCCTCCCGCAGCGGCCTTGAGAACGCCCTCGACCTCGCCGTCTGGTTCGACATGTACGCGCCGGGGATTACACTCGCCTGACCTGAATTCGGTGCGGGGGGCGGCGGACGGGCGATGATCATCGACGACGATGCGGCGCTGCAACTGGTCATCTCGCTCCACCGGTTGCTGCGCAGTCTGCGCCGGGCCGCCCCGGCCGACGGGATCCAGCCCACCCAGATAGTGGTGCTCTCGATGCTCGCCGAGAGCGGGCCCGCCCGCATCGGCGAGCTCGCGGCCCGGGTGCCGTGCTCCCAGCCGACCGCCACCTCGGCCGTCGCGGGCCTGGAGGCGACGGGGCTGGTGCTGCGCGAGAGCGACCCCACGGACGGCCGGGCCGCCCGGATCGTCCTCACCGAACAGGGCGCCCGCGCCCTGGTGGACGCCGCCCGCGCCGAGGCCGAGGTGCTGGCCTGGCGCCTGGGCGCGCTCGGCGCCGAGGAGGCCCGAGCGGTCGTCGCGCTCGGCCCGCTGCTGCGCCGCCTCGCCGAGGCGGCCCACGACGGCTCCGACCCGGCGAGCCGGGCGTAGCGGTCACGCGTCGTCCAGCCCCCAGCTGTGGATCTTCCCCGGGCGGATCCGGATCAGCTCCTCGCTGAAGTGCGGCCCCAACTCGTGCGGCCCGGTGAGCAGTTCGGCCTCGCCCCGGATCTCCACGCCCCGTACCCGCCAGGGCCGTACGCTCACCACGTCGTCCACGACCAGCGAGAGCCGCGGATTCGCCAGCAGGTTGCGCCACTTCTTCGTGGTGCCGAGCGCGTACCCGCCGATCAGGATCGTGCCGTCGTCCTGCGGGAAGAACCCGACCGGGTTCGCCTGCGGCTGGCCCTTGGGGTCGACGGTCGCCAGTCGTCCCAGCCGCTGGGACTTCAGATACGCGCGCTCGGCCGCGCTGAATTCGTCCATGGCCCCAGCCTCACACGCGTACCCGCCGAAGGTCATCGGCTCCGGGGACCAGTGCGCCCGGGCCGCGCGACCTACGTCCCCACCGGCCCCGGCCCACCGGC
Protein-coding sequences here:
- a CDS encoding PPOX class F420-dependent oxidoreductase; this translates as MDEFSAAERAYLKSQRLGRLATVDPKGQPQANPVGFFPQDDGTILIGGYALGTTKKWRNLLANPRLSLVVDDVVSVRPWRVRGVEIRGEAELLTGPHELGPHFSEELIRIRPGKIHSWGLDDA
- the asnB gene encoding asparagine synthase (glutamine-hydrolyzing) — translated: MCGITGWISFDRDLRTERDTVDAMTETMDCRGPDDRGTWISGPAALGHRRLAIIDLPGGRQPMTARTDEGSVVLVYSGETYNFTELRAELAARGHRFTTESDTEVVLRGYLEWGEAVADRLNGMYAFAVWDEPKRRLVMIRDRMGIKPFYYYETADGVLFGSEPKAILANPLARRSVGADGLRELFVNVRTPGQAVWDGMREVEPGTVVTVDRGGPRRHVYWSLRTRPHEDGRADTVARVRGLLDDIVGRQLVADVPRCVLLSGGLDSSALTALAARRLAAEGEAVRSFSVDFAGRTENFVADALRPTPDSPYAHDVARGAGTRHQDIVLDSHALADPELRARVVRARDLPTGLGDLDTSLHLLFQAVREHSTVALSGESADEVFGGYRQFFDERARTARTFPWLVHHDEDFGDGTSLLRPEVTAALDLPTFTRDSYDTAAAGVERLDGESGLEYRMRVMSHLHLTRFVRMLLDRKDRASMAVGLEVRVPFCDHRLVEYVYNAPWALKSFDGREKSLLREAAADVLPRSVYDRVKSPYPSTQDPKYAVALQEHGKDLLARTGHPVFQLVDPGSLLAAVREAAPQTTQASRSGLENALDLAVWFDMYAPGITLA
- a CDS encoding MarR family winged helix-turn-helix transcriptional regulator, with the protein product MIIDDDAALQLVISLHRLLRSLRRAAPADGIQPTQIVVLSMLAESGPARIGELAARVPCSQPTATSAVAGLEATGLVLRESDPTDGRAARIVLTEQGARALVDAARAEAEVLAWRLGALGAEEARAVVALGPLLRRLAEAAHDGSDPASRA